The DNA segment ATCCGGTGTACTTTGATAGGGAATCACTACACGGTCCGCTTTGCTCTTTGGCACATAGAACCCTGTGTCATTCATCTGGAGAGGTTCAAAGATCTCTTTTTGCAAAAAATCCCCGAACTTCATACCGGATACAACTTCAATGACGGCGCCAAGTACATCAGCCCCTGAACTATAAAAATATGTTTTTCCCGGCTGATATTTCAGAGGACACTCTCCAATTGCATTGGCTGCCTCCACAGTAGACACCTGATGATCCGTCCCAAGGTTTGCTATGATCTTATCAAATACCCTTGCTGTCTGTATCTCTGCCTCTCCGTCCGTTCCCGGATAAACCAATCCGGCCGTCATGTTCAGAAGATCGCGAATAATTGCAGGACGATCAGGCGCAAGCAATTTTTCTTCACTGCAGACCTTCTGATCTCGGAATCCCGGCAAAAAGTCCGAGACAGGCTGACCCAGATCGAGCAGACCACGTTCCACCAGAATCATTGCTGCAGCTGCCGTCACTGGTTTTGTCATGGAATACAGGCGAAAGATAGAATTTCTTTGGACTGGCCTCTTATTTTTAACGTCTGCATAACCGTCGCTGCAATAAAGCAGTTCTTCACCATCCTTTATTATTAGCAGATTCATACCTGCTATACTGCCAGATACAATCGTCTGATGTACAACCTGTTCGATATCTCTTACTTTACTATGATTCATAATACTCCCTCCTGTTTCCTCTGACACATCAAAATCACAACATTTTCTGGTTGAAAATCTGCCTGTTTATCTCTCTTTGTAAGTAGTTCTCATATATATGAATTTATAAAACCATAAATAACGTTCCTGCCGTGATAAGAGTGCAGCCAATCAACGACTTTGACGTGAAATTTTCATGTAGAAATATAAATGCCAAGATCAAAGTAATCACAACACTCAATTTGTCAATCGGAACTACCTTTGATGCATCTCCCATCTGCAATGCTTTATAATAACACATCCATGATGCTCCTGTTGCCAGGCCTGACAAAATCAGGAATGTCCAGCTTTTATGGCTGATTTCTGATATTCCTCTTTGCGTATTAGTAAGAAAAACCATTCCCCATGCCATAATCAGCACAACCATTGTTCGAATAGCTGTGGCAAGATTGGAATTCACTCCTTCAATTCCTACTTTCGCCAAAATAGATGTCAAAGCTGCGAAGACTGCTGATAGTAATGCAAAGACTGCCCACATGTTAAAAATCCTCCTGTTTCTTCTGATGTATCATCAGTTATTTTGTGCTGTCAGCCTGCCTATATTATAAATAATCCGTTTCAAAAAGTATGTTGACAGTTATATTTCTAATTATGATTAGTATATCATGAACGTAATTTCATTGAAAGAACGTTCTGTAATATTTCTCTAAAAAGCCATATTTCCCATCGGTCTGCAAAGAAACAGGCACATAAAACCAATCATCAAAATTGGCTTTATGTGCCTGTTTCTTTGCAGAATACATCAATTAAACTGCGGTTAATTTTTCGATTTCGATTTCTTTAAGTAATCGATATAAACAGATCCAAGAATAACACATCCTTTAACTATAAACTGCCAATAGCTGTTAATTTTTAATAGATTCATCCCATTATTTAATATTCCTATAATGAGAACACCTAGCACGGTTCCGCTTAAGGAGCCAATACCTCCGCTGAAACTTGTCCCACCTATAACTGATGCAGCTATTGCATCTCGTTCAAACCCTTCACCAACAGATGGTTGTCCCGAATACAAACGTGCCGCTAACACAACTCCAGCTAATGCCGCCAAAGCACCACTCATCATAAATACGCGTATTTTTACCGATTGAATATTAACACCGGAATATTTTGCAGCTTCTGCATTTCCCCCAGTTGCGTAGATGTGGCGTCCAAAAGCTGTACGATATAATACAAAATACAAAACAACAAATACCACAACTACAAACAGTACTGGAGTGGGTATACCAATAACACTCCCCGTACCCATATTATTAAATGATTGATTCTCGCTTTGTGCAGGTTGTCCGCCTGTCAAAACATAACTTACGCCTCTCACAATTATCTGCGTGGATAAAGTTACAATAAACGGGGGCAAAGTAGTTTTTGCAATAATACTGCCGTTGATTAATCCTATTAGTGCACCAAATAGAACAGGTACAAGCAAACAGATAATAATCGGGAAATTATGGTTAGCAAGCTGAACAGAAATCACTCCTGCTGCCGCTACAACTGATCCCACTGATAAATCAATTCCCCCTGCAAGTAATACACATGTAATTCCAAACGCTATAAGACTGTTTACGCAAATTTGCCTGAGAACACTAAGCAAATTATTTTTGAC comes from the Blautia liquoris genome and includes:
- a CDS encoding EamA family transporter gives rise to the protein MWAVFALLSAVFAALTSILAKVGIEGVNSNLATAIRTMVVLIMAWGMVFLTNTQRGISEISHKSWTFLILSGLATGASWMCYYKALQMGDASKVVPIDKLSVVITLILAFIFLHENFTSKSLIGCTLITAGTLFMVL
- a CDS encoding ABC transporter permease; this translates as METMKNTIALKQTSKRSKSANPFIAWIKKNLGAIVALALLTTILSITTDTFMVKNNLLSVLRQICVNSLIAFGITCVLLAGGIDLSVGSVVAAAGVISVQLANHNFPIIICLLVPVLFGALIGLINGSIIAKTTLPPFIVTLSTQIIVRGVSYVLTGGQPAQSENQSFNNMGTGSVIGIPTPVLFVVVVFVVLYFVLYRTAFGRHIYATGGNAEAAKYSGVNIQSVKIRVFMMSGALAALAGVVLAARLYSGQPSVGEGFERDAIAASVIGGTSFSGGIGSLSGTVLGVLIIGILNNGMNLLKINSYWQFIVKGCVILGSVYIDYLKKSKSKN
- a CDS encoding serine hydrolase domain-containing protein — translated: MNHSKVRDIEQVVHQTIVSGSIAGMNLLIIKDGEELLYCSDGYADVKNKRPVQRNSIFRLYSMTKPVTAAAAMILVERGLLDLGQPVSDFLPGFRDQKVCSEEKLLAPDRPAIIRDLLNMTAGLVYPGTDGEAEIQTARVFDKIIANLGTDHQVSTVEAANAIGECPLKYQPGKTYFYSSGADVLGAVIEVVSGMKFGDFLQKEIFEPLQMNDTGFYVPKSKADRVVIPYQSTPDGTLNVYKGCNLGVQNDVTKKNAFESGGAGLVSTLDDYASFATMLLDGGIYREKRILSEQTVKFMTEGSLTSGQEKGLESAPALLGHTYGNLMRVLKDPGQALSMGNLGEYGWDGWLGCYFSNDPKERMTILAGVQQTDSGMLPIIRKIRNILYRSSF